From Uloborus diversus isolate 005 chromosome 8, Udiv.v.3.1, whole genome shotgun sequence, a single genomic window includes:
- the LOC129227843 gene encoding 5-formyltetrahydrofolate cyclo-ligase-like isoform X1 → MEVMSLRVAKNALRQTLKDTLRNMPPEERQMQSDVVLKKLFQNKKYLESKRISVYLSRDIEVDTKGVLLNLFKSGKECFIPKYCSKSTQMDMVKLNSLEDFDKLPLTSWKIKQPAELDNSYENALCTGGLDLIIVPGIGFTKLGHRIGNGKGYYDTYLKECEEKLGKKVPTVALAFREQMVPSIPVDDHDVPIDEVIFPD, encoded by the exons atGTCTTTGAGGGTGGCAAAAAATGCTTTGAGGCAAACACTTAAAGATACATTAAGAAATATGCCTCCTGAGGAAAGGCAGATGCAATCTGATGTGGTGCTTAAAAAG ctatttcagaacaaaaaatatttggagAGCAAAAGGATTAGTGTTTACCTCAGCAGAGATATTGAAGTGGACACCAAAGGAGTTCTCCTAAATTTATTTAAGTCTGGCAAAGAATGTTTCATTCCAAAATATtg cTCCAAAAGTACTCAAATGGACATGGTAAAACTTAATTCATTAGAAGACTTTGATAAACTCCCTCTTACATCCTGGAAAATAAAGCAACCTGCAGAATTAGACAATAGTTATGAAAATGCTCTGTGCACAG GTGGATTAGATCTCATTATAGTACCTGGCATTGGTTTTACAAAATTAGGTCATCGCATCGGCAATGGAAAAGGATACTACGACACATACCTTAAAGAATGTGAAGAAAAATTAGGTAAAAAAGTTCCTACTGTGGCATTAGCTTTTAGGGAACAGATGGTTCCATCAATTCCAGTTGATGATCATGATGTCCCAATAGATGAAGTCATTTTTCCTGACTAG
- the LOC129227843 gene encoding 5-formyltetrahydrofolate cyclo-ligase-like isoform X2, protein MSLRVAKNALRQTLKDTLRNMPPEERQMQSDVVLKKLFQNKKYLESKRISVYLSRDIEVDTKGVLLNLFKSGKECFIPKYCSKSTQMDMVKLNSLEDFDKLPLTSWKIKQPAELDNSYENALCTGGLDLIIVPGIGFTKLGHRIGNGKGYYDTYLKECEEKLGKKVPTVALAFREQMVPSIPVDDHDVPIDEVIFPD, encoded by the exons atGTCTTTGAGGGTGGCAAAAAATGCTTTGAGGCAAACACTTAAAGATACATTAAGAAATATGCCTCCTGAGGAAAGGCAGATGCAATCTGATGTGGTGCTTAAAAAG ctatttcagaacaaaaaatatttggagAGCAAAAGGATTAGTGTTTACCTCAGCAGAGATATTGAAGTGGACACCAAAGGAGTTCTCCTAAATTTATTTAAGTCTGGCAAAGAATGTTTCATTCCAAAATATtg cTCCAAAAGTACTCAAATGGACATGGTAAAACTTAATTCATTAGAAGACTTTGATAAACTCCCTCTTACATCCTGGAAAATAAAGCAACCTGCAGAATTAGACAATAGTTATGAAAATGCTCTGTGCACAG GTGGATTAGATCTCATTATAGTACCTGGCATTGGTTTTACAAAATTAGGTCATCGCATCGGCAATGGAAAAGGATACTACGACACATACCTTAAAGAATGTGAAGAAAAATTAGGTAAAAAAGTTCCTACTGTGGCATTAGCTTTTAGGGAACAGATGGTTCCATCAATTCCAGTTGATGATCATGATGTCCCAATAGATGAAGTCATTTTTCCTGACTAG